The Calderihabitans maritimus nucleotide sequence ACCGAGTTGGCCTGCAGGGGTCACCGGGTAGTCTTATGGCTTTCCACTTTTAATCACCACCAGAGGCGTTTTTTAAGTCCGGCGGAAAGGCAGCGGGCAGAAGAAAAAAGTCCTCCCAACTTGGAGCTGAAATGGATATGGTCCTATCCCCACCGCGGGAACGATTGGCGGCGGGTATTAAATATGTTTACCTTTTCGCTGCTTCTGTTATGGCATGGGATGTTCCGCAGGAAGCCGGACGTTATCCTGGCCTCCTCCCCTCACCTTCTGGCACCGATAGCCGGCTGGGTGCTGAGCCTGCTCGGTCCCAGCCGGTTTATACTGGAGGTGCGGGACCTGTGGCCGGATGCCCTGGTAGCTATGGGACTACGGAATCGGCCGGCGATCTGGCTTATGCGGAAAATGGAATTATTTCTTTATTATCGTAGCCAGAAAATTATAGTGCTGAGTGAAGGTATCCGGGAAAGACTGATTGCCCGCGGGATCAGTCCCGACAGGGTGATTCTTATTCCCAACGGAGTTTATCTGGAACGATACCGTATCCTCCATTCGCCCGAGACGGTGAGGCATACTTTTGGTTTTAACGGGCGTTTTGTCTGCCTTTATGCCGGGGCCATCGGTCCTATTAACGGCCTGGAAGTGGTTATTAAAGCGGCATGGCTGCTGAGGGAAAGCCCCGACTTTCTTTTTGTCCTGGCTGGAGACGGACCGGAAAGGAAGCGCCTGGAAAAGATGGCCTGCGAGTACTCCCTTGCCAACGTTAAGTTTTTAGGCTCGTTAAGCAAAGAAGTGCTTCCCAGTCTCTTAAACGCCGCCGATGTGCTGTTGGCCTGTTCTGCTCCGGTAGAACTTTTTCGGATGGTACGCCCCAACAAGCTTTTCGATTACCTGGCGGTCGGCCGGCCCATTGTATCCAATATTGACGGCGAGACCCGAAAAATTATTGAGGATACGGGTGTTGGGCGGCACGTAAGAAAGGATGACCCGCAGGCAATGGTGGAAGGTATCCTCTATTATTACCGGCACCCGGAAGAATACGAACGGGTGCGGGAGAACGCGTGGAAATTCCTGCGGGATCACGGCGACCGCCGCCAACACGCCCTTCTGTTGGAGAAAGTTTTATGTGAGCCAAACCATTCAAGTCAAGAACCGTCCCCAGCTTGACCGGCTTGAGCCTTGAACAATGAAAAAATCCTGTTAACCTTTGATATATGCCTTCATATATAGTACCATAATAACAGAGGTGAACTCCATGACCAAGCTTGACAAGCTTCTGCAAAAGATTAAAAACAACCCCAAGCAAGTACGGTTTAAAGAATTGGACAGAATACTAATCAGGTACGGTTTTTCTAGAAGGCAGCCCCGTGGGGGCTCCAGCCACTATATATACACCAAAGGTACTGTCAGACTTGTTGTCCCTTACCGTCAACCGCATATTAAATCTGTGTACGTTGAGAGAGCGATAAAAATTCTTGAAGGGGAGATCGATGATGACTAAGAAAGGCTTAGACTATTACTTGAAATTGCCTTACAAGGTAGTTTTGTACCCTGCTGAAGAAGGCGGGTATGTTGTCGAGATTCCGGAACTTCCTGGATGTATAAGCCAGGGCGAAACCATAGAGGAAGCATTTGAGATGATTCAAGACGCCAAGAAGTGCTGGCTGGAATCCGCCCTAGAAGACAATATGGAAATACCTGAACCTTCTAGAGCAGTTGAAGAATATTCCGGCAAATTAAACATCCGTATACCCAAATCCCTTCACCGGATATTAGCCGAAAGGGCAAAACAAGAAAAAGTTAGTTTAAATCAATATATAAACTATCAGTTGGCCCGAGGAGTAGGGTATAAGGATCATAAGAGTTGAGAGTCCCAGGCAGACCTGAGTTGTTCCTAGCGAGCGAAATTAATCGACCCGGCACTCATAATTTTAATTGCTGCCTGAACCACTGGACGGTATACTCCAGGCCCTGGCGGAAACTGGTTTCCGGGCGGTAGTTTAGCAATTCGCAGGCCCGGGAAATATCGGCATAAGAATGTTTCACGTCCCCGGGCCGGGGTTCGCTGTAGATGGCGGGAATATTTTTCCCCAGCAGGCGGTTCAGTTCCGCAACGACCTGGTTCAGATTTATCTGCATGCCGCAGGCGATGTTCACTGCTTCGCCGGCGGTTTTTTTTGCTCTGCAGGCGAGAAGGTTTGCCTTAACGACATTATCGATGTAAGTAAAGTCCCGTGATTGGAGCCCGTCCCCGAAGATAACGGGAGACCGGTCTTCCAGCATGGCGGTGACAAATTTGGGGATGACCGGGGCGTACTGGGAGTCCGGATTTTGCCGGGGACCGAAAACATTGAAATAGCGGAGGGAAATGGTTTCCAGGCCGTAGAGAGTGTAAAAAACCCGGCAATATAACTCTCCGGTATATTTGCTTACCGCGTATGGAGAAAGGGGAAGGGGCTGCATCGATTCCTCTTTGGGGAGTTGAGGCGTTTCCCCGTATACGGAGGATGAAGAAGCATATATGACTCGCCTTACTCCCGCCTCCCGGGCGGCTACCAGTACGTTAAGAGTGCCGGTGACGTTGTTATCGTTGCTTTCTCGGGGGTTGGCTACCGAACGGGGAACGGACGGGAGGGCGGCCTGGTGAAGCACAAAATCCATTCCCCGGACGGCTTTTTGTACCGTGGCCAGGTCTCTCACATCTCCTACTATCAACTCCACGTCCTCCCGGCAGTGCCGGAGGTTGGCTACGGAGCCGGTTGAGAAATTATCCAGTACCCGCACAAAGAATCCTTCCCGGAGCAGTGCCTCCACAATGTGTGAACCGATGAACCCTGCGCCCCCGGTGACTAAATACTTCACAGGTATCCCCCCCTGAGACGGTTGTGATAACATATTTTATTTCAGGACCCGGCAAAGGGTTACAGGAATGAATACCGGTTGGACTTTCACCGCTTCTCCGGCGGCTGAATATGATAAACGAGAATTGCCGGAGGAGTGGATGGGTTGTACCGGGTTTACAGTCTGGCCGAGCGGCAAAATTGGGAGGAAGCTGTGGCGCGACTAAAAGCCCGGGATATCTCTTATTTTCCCGGGTACTGCCGCCTGTTTCAGGAACACGGAGAAGGGCAGGCGATGCTATTCGAATATGAGGAACACGGTAATTTCGTCCTATATCCCTTCTTTTTACGGGATATAAGCCTGGAGGCCGCTTTCCGGGGAAAGCTGAAAGAATCATACTTTGACACTGTCACTCCCTACGGTTACGGCGGCCCGCTGGCTTCTGATCCGGAAGACCGGCAATTAATAGTTAATTTCCGCCGGGCCTTTCAGGACTACTGCCGGAAAAAGCGCATCGTGGCTGAATTCATCCGCTTTCATCCCCTGCTGGGAAACCATGCTTATCCTTATGAGGACCTGCTGGTGGAAAGAAATAAGGAGATTGTCTGTGTGGACTTGGAGCGGAGCGCGGAAGAAATCTGGAGCAACTACCGGCGTAACAACCGTAAAAACATAAAAAAGGCCCTGCGCGAAGGGCTGGAGGTGACCTTTGACTTTACCGGCGAAACGTACCGGGAGTTTATCCAACTATACTATTTAACCATGGACCGAAGGGAAGCCCGGGACTATTACTACTTCGACGAGGATTTTTTCCGCCTGCTTCACCAGGAGTTAGCGGGGAACTTCCTGTATGTTTATGCGTTATACAGAGGAACGGCGGTTTCTGCCGAATTGGTTCTTTACAGCGAAGATTACCTCCATTCCTTCCTGGGCGGGACTCTGGAGGAATACTTTCCCCTGCGTCCCAACAATCTGCTGAAACACCGGCTTATTGAATGGGCCCGGCAAAAAGGTCTCAAATCTTATATTTTGGGGGGTGGCTACCAAAAAGACGATGGCATTTTGCGCTTCAAAAAATCATTCGCTAGGGACGGAGTCATTGATTTTTATGTGGGGAAAAAGCTCCATGACCCCGAAGTGGCGGAATGGCTGTGTTCACTTCGCAAGGGGGAACCATTGCGTACAGATTTCTTCCCCGCATATAGGGGGTGAACCCGGTGGCGATTACGAAAAGTCAGAGGTTATGCAAACGAATTATGGATTTGTTGGGTTCCTTGGCTTTGCTGGTACTCTTTGCTCCCCTGATGTTGTTGATAGCCGTGGCCATCAAGATTACCTCGCCCGGAGAAGTTATTTACCGTCAACCAAGAATTGGGCAAGACGGAAAGATCTTCACCCTTTATAAGTTCCGTACCATGATACCCGGGGCCGACACCATGGGCTCAGGGATGTTTGTGGAGCGCAACGACCCCCGCATCACTCCCGTAGGTAAATTTCTGCGCAAGAGCAGCCTTGATGAACTGCCGCAGCTTTTCAATGTGTTGAAAGGGGAGATGAGCCTGGTAGGACCCCGCCCGGCTCCGCTGCATCACCTGGGCCGGTATGACTCCCGGCAGGTCAGGCGGCTATCTGTAAAACCGGGGATAACCGGCTGGTCGCAGGTTAACGGTCGCAACCGACTGCTGTGGCCCGAAAGAATTGAAATGGATTTGTGGTACATTGACCACTACTCCCTGTGGTTGGATATCAAGATTCTCTTTTTAACTGTGCTCCGGCTCTTCTCCGGTAAAGATGTGGAAGGCAGGCCGGACCGCCGGGAAAAGGATCCTTTTATGAAGGTATAAGAACATTCGGGGAGGGAAAAGGGTGCGGGTACTGGTTACCGGTGGCGCGGGTTTTCTAGGAACGCACTTGTGTGAAGGCCTTTTGGAAAAGGGGATCGAGGTACGGGCAGTTGATAACCTGGATTCCGGTAGAAAGGAAAACCTGGAGGTTCTGCGCCAAGGTGTGGAATTTTACCACGGCAGTACGGACGACGAATCTCTTTTGAAAAAGGCCGCCCGGGGAGTAGATGCCGTAATTCATACCGCCTTTCCCATGGTTCTCCGACGGCAGGGGACTCTAAACCCCGCCGCGGCGGCAGAGGCGATTCGAAGCCTGCTTAAGGTCGCCCGGGCCTGTCTGGCGGAGAATGCTCTGCTGGTTTATTTATCCTCCATAGCGGTCTATGGCAACCAGCAGTACACACCTATCGATGAAGCGCATCCTACCCGGCCAGTAACTCTGTACGGGGCCACCAAACTGGCTGAGGAAATATACTGCAGAATGTTAAGCGACACTCAAGGGCTGAAAATGACCATCCTCCGGGTATCAGACATTTACGGGCCGCGCAACAGCCGCGTCAGCCTGCCTATTCACTTTCTCCTGCAGGTGTTGAAGGGACAGCCGCTGGTTGTACACGGGGACGGAAGCCAGTCCCGGACCTATACTTATGTAAGCGATTTAGTAAAGGCCGTCCTGCTGGCGTTGGAGAGAAACAAGGCGGTAGGGGAAATCTTCAATATTTCCGGAGACCGGTGTATTTCCGTTCGGGAACTGGCGGCACAAGTTATTCGGGTTACCGGCTCCGGGGTCGGTATACTGGTGGACCCCGGTGCCGAAACTGACACCCGCCGGCTCTGGATAGATAACCGGAAAGCCCGTGAAGTGCTCGGATTTCGGCCGGAGGTAAACCTGGAAGAAGGCCTGCGCCGGACTTACGACTGGTTGCGGCGAAACCCGGATTATTATGGGAGTTGAGTATCGCACACTTGCACCTGCTCTCGAATAATATACAAAGACAGATTTTTAACCGTTTGAGAAGAGGTGAGAGAACTTGTAGCCGGATAAGGGAAGCCTTTTGTGACTTCGCGTCAACCTTTAATTCAGGAGGGAAAAAACGATGAATAACGATTCTAAAAACTTTTGGGCCATAATCATCTCCGGTGTGATTATTGCTGCCGCTATCGTATTTGTCTTTGCCGGAAGGTCCAACTTAGGTGGGAATTCCGAAGGCAATGGGGTTTCGGTTAATGCCCCTATTGTAAACGGGGACTTCCAACAGGATAACCTGGGCTGGTCGCCCTATACCCTGGTTAAGACCGAGAAAGATGGCAACAAGTATACTTCCAACTATTACAACTGGGATGTCAACCAGATCCTTAATTTGATCCCGGGACAGCGCTACGTGCTGCGGGCCAAGACTAGGCGCGGTACAGCCCAAGGACCTGCCCGTTTTGTAATCGGGTTTATAGGGCCTAACCGTAAGGAACTGTCTCACTTCAGTTTCCGTTACCTCCACCGGGGAGATGGATGGGAAGAGATTCCTCCTCAACTGATTGAAGTACCTCCGGAAGCAGTAAGCAGCAGAATATATCTTTTGACGGATGATGATTACGGCACCCATGATTTTGACGATATATATCTCTCTCTGCTGAAACCGGGTGAGGAACTACCTGCTACACCTATGGAAGAAGTTAAGCAGGGAGAGGAGGAAGTGCAAAAAGAAGAAAAGGCAGAAGGCGGTAATTTGGTCAGCAACGGCGATTTTGAAACGAACCAGCCGGGATGGTCCATGGCAGGAGCCGTCATACAGGAGGATCCCGACGGCAATCATTTTGCCCGGGTGGAATACAGCTGGGAGTTCTTCCAGCCGGTAGAATTACAGCCCGGAGGTCAGTACGTACTGACCGGGCGCACCCGCAAGGGTACGGCTCAAGGGGAAGCCCGGTTCAAGCTGGTGTTTTTTGACGACAGAGGTTGGCGGTTACAGGACTATTACAGCATCCTCTATAAACACAAAGGAAATGGATGGGAAAATCTTCCTCCTTCTTTAATCAAAGTCCCGGCGGAGGCTGCCGAAGTCCGCTTGTATCTCCTGGCCAACAGTGACCAGGGTTATCACGATTTCGACGACCTATCCCTGGTACCTCTGGCCGAGTCCTCCTACCGTCCCGACCAGGTGCGGCATATTGGATACGGGACGGTACTGGAGACCCAGAGCGGGCAGAAAAAGCTGAGTCCCCCGGTACCGCCCAAGACGTCGAACAAAACACTGCCTCCGGCGCAGAGCGAGACGGCAGTTTCGCAGGCAGGTTCCGGTCCCGCCGGCTCAGAAAGTGAAAAAGAAAAGGTAGTAGTTATAGTTAAAGCGGGGGATACCTTATCCCTTATCGCTCAGGAGTTTAATACTACGGTGGAGGAGATCTTAAAAGCGAACAACCTCACCGATCCCAACCGGATTTATCCCGGGCAAAAACTGGTGATTCCCCGGGAAGGCAACGCCCAACCATAAAGTTATCATACAGCAGGTGATGTCAAATTGTGGCAGTTCATAGCCTCCTTAATTATGGCCATAGTCATTTTAAGATGGCCACTGGTCGGCTACAGCTTGATGCTTTTTCTGCTTCCCTTCGAAGAAATGACTGCCTTTTGGCCTGCGGTTACCGGGCTTAAAATCATAGGAGGCATTACCTTTTACGGCTGGTTGCTCAATACCTTTCTGCAGCGGCGACGGGTGCAAAGGGACCAGGCACTGGTGTTCATGGCAGCTTTCCTGGCCTGGTCCCTTCTCTCACTTGCCTGGTCGGCAGACCGGGGTCTTGCTTTAGCCCGGGCCATAACCCTGGGGCAGTTGCTTCTCTTGTACCTGCTGGGTATAAATCTAGTCCAGAGTCGAAAAGAGTTACAGTTGCTGCTGGGTACATTTCTGTTGGGAGCAATCATTGCCGCCTTTATCGGTATCCACCGGGGGGTTGAAACCGGCTTTGCTATCCGCAGTTCCGTTTCTCCGGACCAAAACCCCAACCTTTACGCCCGGTTGCTGGCGTTTGGTCTTATAGCAGCCATTTACCTGTTTGGAGACTGGCGAAGAATTCGACTTTTACTACCGGGAATTTTTACCGTGGGGATATTGAGCTGGGGCATTTTTCTGTCCGGTTCCCGTACGGTCTGGATCAGTTTACCCGGCGCTCTCATGGGGAGTGGTTTCCTGGTTGCCAACCACCGGGCTAAAATCGCTCTGGCAGTTGCCTTTTTCCTGCTGGCGGTTTCCGTAACCACCTTGGCTCCTCATTTACCTCCTGTATTGCAACACCGGGTTACTTCTCTTACCGACCTGGACCAGCTGGCTAATTTCGGGGGCCGCACCGGTATCTGGCAGGTGGGCTGGGAAATGGTGAAAGACCACCCGTTTCTTGGGGTGGGGCTGGGCAACTTCCCCCGCCGGTTCAACGAGTACGTAAGACTGATTCCTGCCATGGAAAAGAGGGTAGGCTTCAATCGAGATCCCCACAGTACCTTCCTGCAGGTCCAGGCTGAGTTAGGCTTAATTGGCTTCCTACTGTTTCTGGCTCTTCTAAGTTCGGTGTTGAAGCAAGTAGTCGGAATCAACCGAAAGAAAGATCTTTTATTTAGTCTGGCTCTGCTGATATTTCTAATTCTGACGGCCCTGTTTTCTTCTGAACTCTTCCGGAAATTCTTCTGGATTATGCTGGCGGTGACCGGAATACTATATCAACTCAATTTTGGGAAAAGTTTTGGGGCAAAACAACCAGGCGAGTTGAAGCAGGGATATTATGAGCGAAAAGGAAGTCGCTTATTCCATTAACCTGTTGCTGCGGCAGGTGGGGAAAGATACGTTGTGGTATCTACCGGCGCGGGTAGTTCCTGCCCTGGCAGGACTCCTGGCCGCCGGGATTTATACCCGTCTGTTCAGTTTGAAGGATTACGGGATTTATACGCTGCTGGGATCGCTGGTTGGTTTCGCCAACGAACTGTGTATCACGTGGATTTCCAATGCCGGATTGCGGTTTTATGATGAATATGAACGCCGGAGAAAAAGTATCGAGTTCTTTTCTACCTTGGTAGTCACTTGGAAGGGTATAGGACTGGTTGCCGGGCTGGCCAGCTATGTATTCGTTTTTTATTATTGGCCCGGCTGGATGAAAGTTTGGCTTTTGACTTACGGCGCCTTTCTAGCTACTTCCGGTTCCGCCATCGTTTTCAATTTATTAAGGGCTCAGCGGAAGGCGGCCGTTTATTGCCTGCTGCAAGTTATCGGCTCGATCATAAAAATTGTTCTGGTGGTTCTCTTAAACGCAGTAACCGGCTTGGGAGCCATGACCATTTTACTGGCGACTGCCCTGGTAAACTTCGTTTATGTGACCGTAGGTTTTTGGGTGGCCCGAGTAATACCCCAGGTACAGTTGCGGAGCTACTCCTGGCAGAGTACCCGGCGCTTTTGGAACTATGGTGGTCCCTTGATAGGGGTAGGATTATCCTTGTGGGTTCTTTCTTTGTCGGACCGCTATTTTATCGGGCTCTTTCGTTCCCCGGCGGAAGTGGGCCTGTACTCCATAGGATATAATCTATCTTCCGGCATGATGCAAATGGTAATTTGGGTGCAGATGCTGGCTGCTTACCCGGTTATCATTACGACGTGGAATTCACTGGGACAGGAGGCCGCCGAAAAGTTTCTGGCCCGGCTGGTGCGGTATTACTGGGCTTTAACTTTACCTTGCGCCGTGCTGCTGGCATGCCTGGCCAGGCCTGTACTCGCCTTTCTGGTCAGCCCTTCTTACCTGGAAGGTTACCGGGTATTTCCATGGATAAGTGCCGCCATGTTTTTCAACGGCCTTGCCCTCTATGCCAATAAAGTGTGGGAACTAAAGCGGCGAACCGGGGTGATGCTGCGGGCTATCGTGTTAGCAGCGCTTATAAATGGTCTCTTGAACTTTATACTGGTCCCTGCTTATGGCTATATCGCAGCCGCCGTAACCACTACGATTTCTTACGCCCTCTATTTTGTTATCTCCTTTTCTTTATCCCGCCGGGTGTTCTGCTGGAGGCTGGAATTCTTATCCCTGCTGTACATCTCACTGGCTGCGGTCGTGATGGCCGGGATTATAATCTACTTCAACCAAACTGTATCGGCAGGAATAGGCGCTGTACTGTTAATCGCCGGGGCGGGTATCGCCGGTTACCTTACTGCTCTTTACATTTTAGAGAAGCTTCATAGATGGTTAAGGAAAAGAATCACCTGACAAACCGGAAAAGGGGGCCCGAAGATGGAAGCTTGGCGAGCCGTTGGCTCCTGGCTGGCTGATGTCTTTTTATGGCTGAGAGGGTTTCCGGTAAGAAGGACCGCTTCCTTTCTCATGAGTTCCCAGTGGTGGGAGCCGGAAGAATTAAAGCGTTATCAAGACGAGCTACTCCGACGGCTTATCCGTCACGCTTACGACAACGTTCCCTATTACCGGGAAGTGATGCAACAGAGAAAATTAACCCCTGCTGACTTTAACGGTGTCGAAGACCTCGTAAAACTACCGGTATTAAGCAAGGACGAAGTGAGAAAGAACTATCACCGGCTGGAGGCCCGTGATTGCCGCGGGGAAAGGTTTATACGGACTACAGGTGGAACAACCGGCGAACCTCTCCGTGTCGTGACCGATAAACATACCGGCGTGTGGAGCGCGGCAGCCTTCCGCCGGGGATACTCCTGGGCGGGTTACCGCCCGGGAAGCGGGCTGGCCAAGCTGACCGGCGGTTCCCTCGGCCCGGGGAAAGAAACGTGGAGACAGCGGCTCCGCTCTTGGCTCACCGGGGAAATTTTTCTGCCTGCCTTTGAACTGTCCCGGGAAAATGTAAAGCTCTACGTAGAGAAAATTAAGAACCGCAGGGTTAGATTTCTGAGAGGCTATACCTCTACCGTCTACCAGTTGGCCACTTTGATTAGGGAAGCGGGGCTCCGCCTTACGCTGGAAGCTGTGTTCACTACTGCCGAGACTATACATCCCTTTCAAAGACAAACCATAATCGAAACCTTCGGCTGTCCCGTGTTTGACGGCTACGGTTGTGGCGAAATCAACTCCGTGGCCTTTGAATGCGAGGAACACCGGGGACTACATATTTCCCAGGAAAATGTAGTGGTGGAATGCCTGCGGGGAGGAGAAAGGGTAAAAGCGGGAGAGATGGGAAAGGTGACGCTGACGGATT carries:
- a CDS encoding glycosyltransferase family 4 protein, whose protein sequence is MDIWIINHYAVPPQVSGGTRHYDFGTELACRGHRVVLWLSTFNHHQRRFLSPAERQRAEEKSPPNLELKWIWSYPHRGNDWRRVLNMFTFSLLLLWHGMFRRKPDVILASSPHLLAPIAGWVLSLLGPSRFILEVRDLWPDALVAMGLRNRPAIWLMRKMELFLYYRSQKIIVLSEGIRERLIARGISPDRVILIPNGVYLERYRILHSPETVRHTFGFNGRFVCLYAGAIGPINGLEVVIKAAWLLRESPDFLFVLAGDGPERKRLEKMACEYSLANVKFLGSLSKEVLPSLLNAADVLLACSAPVELFRMVRPNKLFDYLAVGRPIVSNIDGETRKIIEDTGVGRHVRKDDPQAMVEGILYYYRHPEEYERVRENAWKFLRDHGDRRQHALLLEKVLCEPNHSSQEPSPA
- a CDS encoding toxin HicA; translated protein: MTKLDKLLQKIKNNPKQVRFKELDRILIRYGFSRRQPRGGSSHYIYTKGTVRLVVPYRQPHIKSVYVERAIKILEGEIDDD
- a CDS encoding type II toxin-antitoxin system HicB family antitoxin; translated protein: MTKKGLDYYLKLPYKVVLYPAEEGGYVVEIPELPGCISQGETIEEAFEMIQDAKKCWLESALEDNMEIPEPSRAVEEYSGKLNIRIPKSLHRILAERAKQEKVSLNQYINYQLARGVGYKDHKS
- a CDS encoding SDR family oxidoreductase yields the protein MLSQPSQGGIPVKYLVTGGAGFIGSHIVEALLREGFFVRVLDNFSTGSVANLRHCREDVELIVGDVRDLATVQKAVRGMDFVLHQAALPSVPRSVANPRESNDNNVTGTLNVLVAAREAGVRRVIYASSSSVYGETPQLPKEESMQPLPLSPYAVSKYTGELYCRVFYTLYGLETISLRYFNVFGPRQNPDSQYAPVIPKFVTAMLEDRSPVIFGDGLQSRDFTYIDNVVKANLLACRAKKTAGEAVNIACGMQINLNQVVAELNRLLGKNIPAIYSEPRPGDVKHSYADISRACELLNYRPETSFRQGLEYTVQWFRQQLKL
- a CDS encoding lipid II:glycine glycyltransferase FemX, with protein sequence MYRVYSLAERQNWEEAVARLKARDISYFPGYCRLFQEHGEGQAMLFEYEEHGNFVLYPFFLRDISLEAAFRGKLKESYFDTVTPYGYGGPLASDPEDRQLIVNFRRAFQDYCRKKRIVAEFIRFHPLLGNHAYPYEDLLVERNKEIVCVDLERSAEEIWSNYRRNNRKNIKKALREGLEVTFDFTGETYREFIQLYYLTMDRREARDYYYFDEDFFRLLHQELAGNFLYVYALYRGTAVSAELVLYSEDYLHSFLGGTLEEYFPLRPNNLLKHRLIEWARQKGLKSYILGGGYQKDDGILRFKKSFARDGVIDFYVGKKLHDPEVAEWLCSLRKGEPLRTDFFPAYRG
- a CDS encoding sugar transferase translates to MAITKSQRLCKRIMDLLGSLALLVLFAPLMLLIAVAIKITSPGEVIYRQPRIGQDGKIFTLYKFRTMIPGADTMGSGMFVERNDPRITPVGKFLRKSSLDELPQLFNVLKGEMSLVGPRPAPLHHLGRYDSRQVRRLSVKPGITGWSQVNGRNRLLWPERIEMDLWYIDHYSLWLDIKILFLTVLRLFSGKDVEGRPDRREKDPFMKV
- a CDS encoding NAD-dependent epimerase/dehydratase family protein; this translates as MRVLVTGGAGFLGTHLCEGLLEKGIEVRAVDNLDSGRKENLEVLRQGVEFYHGSTDDESLLKKAARGVDAVIHTAFPMVLRRQGTLNPAAAAEAIRSLLKVARACLAENALLVYLSSIAVYGNQQYTPIDEAHPTRPVTLYGATKLAEEIYCRMLSDTQGLKMTILRVSDIYGPRNSRVSLPIHFLLQVLKGQPLVVHGDGSQSRTYTYVSDLVKAVLLALERNKAVGEIFNISGDRCISVRELAAQVIRVTGSGVGILVDPGAETDTRRLWIDNRKAREVLGFRPEVNLEEGLRRTYDWLRRNPDYYGS
- a CDS encoding LysM peptidoglycan-binding domain-containing protein; amino-acid sequence: MNNDSKNFWAIIISGVIIAAAIVFVFAGRSNLGGNSEGNGVSVNAPIVNGDFQQDNLGWSPYTLVKTEKDGNKYTSNYYNWDVNQILNLIPGQRYVLRAKTRRGTAQGPARFVIGFIGPNRKELSHFSFRYLHRGDGWEEIPPQLIEVPPEAVSSRIYLLTDDDYGTHDFDDIYLSLLKPGEELPATPMEEVKQGEEEVQKEEKAEGGNLVSNGDFETNQPGWSMAGAVIQEDPDGNHFARVEYSWEFFQPVELQPGGQYVLTGRTRKGTAQGEARFKLVFFDDRGWRLQDYYSILYKHKGNGWENLPPSLIKVPAEAAEVRLYLLANSDQGYHDFDDLSLVPLAESSYRPDQVRHIGYGTVLETQSGQKKLSPPVPPKTSNKTLPPAQSETAVSQAGSGPAGSESEKEKVVVIVKAGDTLSLIAQEFNTTVEEILKANNLTDPNRIYPGQKLVIPREGNAQP
- a CDS encoding O-antigen ligase family protein, translating into MWQFIASLIMAIVILRWPLVGYSLMLFLLPFEEMTAFWPAVTGLKIIGGITFYGWLLNTFLQRRRVQRDQALVFMAAFLAWSLLSLAWSADRGLALARAITLGQLLLLYLLGINLVQSRKELQLLLGTFLLGAIIAAFIGIHRGVETGFAIRSSVSPDQNPNLYARLLAFGLIAAIYLFGDWRRIRLLLPGIFTVGILSWGIFLSGSRTVWISLPGALMGSGFLVANHRAKIALAVAFFLLAVSVTTLAPHLPPVLQHRVTSLTDLDQLANFGGRTGIWQVGWEMVKDHPFLGVGLGNFPRRFNEYVRLIPAMEKRVGFNRDPHSTFLQVQAELGLIGFLLFLALLSSVLKQVVGINRKKDLLFSLALLIFLILTALFSSELFRKFFWIMLAVTGILYQLNFGKSFGAKQPGELKQGYYERKGSRLFH
- a CDS encoding oligosaccharide flippase family protein, with protein sequence MSEKEVAYSINLLLRQVGKDTLWYLPARVVPALAGLLAAGIYTRLFSLKDYGIYTLLGSLVGFANELCITWISNAGLRFYDEYERRRKSIEFFSTLVVTWKGIGLVAGLASYVFVFYYWPGWMKVWLLTYGAFLATSGSAIVFNLLRAQRKAAVYCLLQVIGSIIKIVLVVLLNAVTGLGAMTILLATALVNFVYVTVGFWVARVIPQVQLRSYSWQSTRRFWNYGGPLIGVGLSLWVLSLSDRYFIGLFRSPAEVGLYSIGYNLSSGMMQMVIWVQMLAAYPVIITTWNSLGQEAAEKFLARLVRYYWALTLPCAVLLACLARPVLAFLVSPSYLEGYRVFPWISAAMFFNGLALYANKVWELKRRTGVMLRAIVLAALINGLLNFILVPAYGYIAAAVTTTISYALYFVISFSLSRRVFCWRLEFLSLLYISLAAVVMAGIIIYFNQTVSAGIGAVLLIAGAGIAGYLTALYILEKLHRWLRKRIT
- a CDS encoding phenylacetate--CoA ligase family protein, with the protein product MEAWRAVGSWLADVFLWLRGFPVRRTASFLMSSQWWEPEELKRYQDELLRRLIRHAYDNVPYYREVMQQRKLTPADFNGVEDLVKLPVLSKDEVRKNYHRLEARDCRGERFIRTTGGTTGEPLRVVTDKHTGVWSAAAFRRGYSWAGYRPGSGLAKLTGGSLGPGKETWRQRLRSWLTGEIFLPAFELSRENVKLYVEKIKNRRVRFLRGYTSTVYQLATLIREAGLRLTLEAVFTTAETIHPFQRQTIIETFGCPVFDGYGCGEINSVAFECEEHRGLHISQENVVVECLRGGERVKAGEMGKVTLTDLRNYAMPIIRYQNDDLASFATEPCSCGRGLPLLEKIHGRSNDFLVAADGRLVSGSFIPHLFRHTCGIRQVQVEQAEDRTLTIRMVKGPAWSLEEEKMVVQLLQKYLGGLEMHLEYVPEILPTPSGKLKFVISRAAEQIF